The sequence TTACCAGACAACTTGACATTATATGATTCTCCTGCTAATAAGATATTATCTGTCATCCAAACAATATCTATGATAGCTTCTTGGGAAGGTTGTAATATAGAATCAATATTTACAAAAAAATCACCGCGATTAATATCTATTTCATCTTTTAATACTACTGTAATTGATTCACCTATTTCGGCTTTTTTTAGTTCTTTATCAAATGTTACAATTCGAGAGACACGAGAGTTTATGTTCTCAGGTAATATTTTAATAGTTTGTCCGACATGCATCCTACCAGACAGTAATATTCCGGAATATCCACGAAAATCTGAATTTGGACGATTGATATATTGTACTGGAAATCTCAGTTCTTCTGAACTAATACTATTTTTAATTTTTATTGTTTCTAAAAAACTTAGCAAGGTTACACCTTGATACCAAGGCATTAATTTTGTTTTAAAAACAATATTTTCACCAAGCAACGCAGACATAGGAATAAAAATAATATTTAAATCATTGGCGAGTTTTTTAGAAAAAATTAAAAAATCTTTTTTTATATTTTCAAATATTTCTTGTTTATAGTTAACTAGATCCATTTTATTAATGGCAACAATTAAATATTTAATTCCGAGTAAAGTAGAAATAAAGCTATGTCGGTAGGTTTGTTCTGATAATCCTTTCCTAGCGTCAACTAATAAAATAGATAAATCGCATGTAGAAGCTCCTGTCGCCATATTACGAGTATATTGTTCATGTCCAGGTGTATCTGCAATAATAAATTTTCTTTTATTAGTAGAAAAGTAACGATAAGCTACATCAATAGTAATCCCTTGCTCACGCTCTGATTGCAGGCCATCTACTACTAGCGCAAGATCTATTTCATTACCTTGTGTACCATGACGTTTACTATCACTTTTTAAAAAAAATAATTGGTCGTCATAAATTTGTTTAGTATCATGTAATAAACGACCAATTAACGTGCTCTTTCCATCATCTACACTACCACAGGTTAAAAATTTTAATAAAGTTTTCTTTTGTTGTAAATCTAACCATTTCTTAAAGTTATCTTTCATATTAATGTTCATCTTTTTAAATTTCTCTTTTTAAAAATAACCCTGTCTTTTTTTAAATTCCATTGAACTTTTTTGATCATAATCAATAGCACGACCAGTTCGTTCACTTGTTTTAACAATTAATGTTTCCTTAATTATATCTTCAACATTTCTAGCTTCTGATTCAATTGCATTAGTCAAAGGCCAACATCCTAATGTACGAAACCTAACCATTTTTTCTTTTATTACTTCGTTAGACTTAATTTTCATACGACTATCATCGATCACTGTTAGCACGCCATTTCTTTCTAATACTGGACGCTTGGCAGCAAAATAAAGAGGAACAATTTCAATTTTTTCTAAAAAAATATATTGCCAAATATCTAATTCCGTCCAATTAGAAAGGGGAAAAACACGGATATTTTCTCCTTTATTTATTTGACCATTATAGTTCCACCATAACTCAGGGCGCTGTTTTTTTGGATCCCATTGATGTAATGAATCACGAAAAGAATAGATGCGTTCTTTAGAACGTGATTTTTCTTCATCTCGTCTAGCGCCACCAAAGGCTGCATCAAAATTATATTTATTTATAGCTTCTTTTAATCCTTCTGTTTTCATGATATCAGTATATTTACTCCCTCCGTTTTCAAAAGGATTTAAACCTAATAATTTCCCTTTTGAATGAGAATGCACGATTAATTCTATGTTAGAAGTACT is a genomic window of Buchnera aphidicola str. APS (Acyrthosiphon pisum) containing:
- the cysD gene encoding sulfate adenylyltransferase subunit CysD; the protein is MFKKNTTHLRQLESESIYIMREVMSDFQNPVMLYSIGKDSSVMLHLAKKSFYPGTIPFPLLHIDTGWKFKEMYIFRDHIASTSNIELIVHSHSKGKLLGLNPFENGGSKYTDIMKTEGLKEAINKYNFDAAFGGARRDEEKSRSKERIYSFRDSLHQWDPKKQRPELWWNYNGQINKGENIRVFPLSNWTELDIWQYIFLEKIEIVPLYFAAKRPVLERNGVLTVIDDSRMKIKSNEVIKEKMVRFRTLGCWPLTNAIESEARNVEDIIKETLIVKTSERTGRAIDYDQKSSMEFKKRQGYF
- the cysN gene encoding sulfate adenylyltransferase subunit CysN, translated to MNINMKDNFKKWLDLQQKKTLLKFLTCGSVDDGKSTLIGRLLHDTKQIYDDQLFFLKSDSKRHGTQGNEIDLALVVDGLQSEREQGITIDVAYRYFSTNKRKFIIADTPGHEQYTRNMATGASTCDLSILLVDARKGLSEQTYRHSFISTLLGIKYLIVAINKMDLVNYKQEIFENIKKDFLIFSKKLANDLNIIFIPMSALLGENIVFKTKLMPWYQGVTLLSFLETIKIKNSISSEELRFPVQYINRPNSDFRGYSGILLSGRMHVGQTIKILPENINSRVSRIVTFDKELKKAEIGESITVVLKDEIDINRGDFFVNIDSILQPSQEAIIDIVWMTDNILLAGESYNVKLSGKKIRVYIKEILFKLDVNTLKKVKSHSLVLNSIGRVKIYFSKPVIFDNYSENRMTGNMIFIDLLTNITVGAGMIVNSLDKKGKIPSNKQKDFESDFYDLIIRHFPHWNIPKILMKKVYK